In Leishmania braziliensis MHOM/BR/75/M2904 complete genome, chromosome 23, one genomic interval encodes:
- a CDS encoding permease-like protein: MSIEIAVRKSEDAGDNPGLLEALKLSWAYTVADVRRRPRNIVIGIVAVMLLVFFSCLILIGVWKAPYILLRLAELSVGEMDIILHGGGTSLLLNYTKLNHSFLQSSVVAAAAPRWIARANLSSEATYRARTHGAAGAHAAGRTTAANILLINSELEKQAGIGRGWMYREIGFDEAHIFYSASDYIGVSGNKGQRVHLDISASTLKSIFGADSISYNITRPTTVKDPLSFYLMAFFTLNNITGDSVSVFDVASLSAVATMADAVELIGGKYSSALGNAVIMDCRQFLNVLVDQSCLLGPQTLSPSTGYYFPSIADLFNISFPLLNHFNIQDYAMLVVLILEGRYDMYYTDAKLREKTLTMKSNTVMKNVGLDFDGTIQFPVNTMIKTLDLFRNLMTAACVTVVVSIVVLGSILMFTLLQINTEERQFELAMIRAQGMPRKQIICILVMQTLAFTLPGTAGGMSLAYIANAVIEHLLAGFTKAPARLGDVPIVVVVIGIVVGLVLPLMATYGPVKGALSSSLRDALDIYRQTYNEAHVKAIRLEEMGLSMWQIFLGVFLVFAGFLVYYLMPLSFIFSSMMMFFILLDFVLICTIAGLCMMMGAIQGPAEALMLHLLLWGRETRLWTLIRKNLRSHRDRNSKAYMMFLLSVACLVASGIMFSMLSTVSSQLAELTTGAPVTVTSKSFSNPLDQADIDAFMQGEGRLYATQWAYTSFALLEYPQISGNTQVASLIGNFKTLGVRAVTEFFMDATYPDFNMVNSYSSDYQYPINTFGQRDVIRSMYEDPPQRNVSSDHGIIVTGFPSGVKIPNVMAKESQVIPMILSSAAQDQIGLDVNSTAQLRFSYFLNDSLQPKSTIFYLEPRALMDRISGFFAVSSLPVLFNKGTILIPTKYFQRLLDPAELDFDPTQRVSIMNGSVLEVRQEVLYVQLRSNVTKRDREIFVNALQAHTNTLYHVTADTVATVEQLRSVQDLIMGFFYFTSVICIILCAFMMWATFISNVQLNAWTFGVLRSLGFRTAQLIRCAIYEALCLVLSAFVLGLMVGCVVGAIMAVELSQIMIIPLRFNFPYVLVLIVFGMAVVAAVVGSIVPFLSLCKKPISFVLRGV, encoded by the coding sequence ATGAGCATCGAGATAGCGGTGAGAAAGTCCGAGGATGCAGGTGACAACCCCGGCCTCCTCGAGGCACTGAAGCTGAGCTGGGCGTACACAGTGGCAGATGTGCGGCGACGACCGCGTAATATAGTCATCGGCATCGTTGCCGTTATGCTACTTGtcttcttctcttgtctGATCCTCATTGGAGTCTGGAAGGCCCCTTATATCTTGCTACGCCTGGCGGAGCTGTCGGTGGGTGAGATGGACATCATTCTCCACGGCGGTGGCACGTCGCTCTTGCTCAACTACACAAAGCTAAACCACAGCTTTCTCCAGTCATCGGtggtcgctgccgcagcaccgcgctgGATCGCTCGCGCCAATCTGAGCTCTGAGGCGACCTATCGCGCAAGGACGCacggtgccgctggcgcaCATGCCGCGGGCCGCACCACAGCCGCCAACATCCTACTCATCAACTCCGAGCTGGAGAAGCAGGCTGGCATTGGACGCGGGTGGATGTACCGTGAGATCGGCTTCGACGAAGCCCACATCTTCTACTCGGCGTCCGATTACATTGGCGTCTCCGGCAACAAGGGCCAACGCGTTCATCTTGACATCAGCGCATCGACTCTCAAAAGCATCTTTGGCGCCGACTCCATTTCCTACAACATCACACGCCCCACCACGGTGAAGGACCCACTCTCCTTCTACTTAATGGCCTTCTTCACGCTCAACAACATCACAGGAGACTCGGTATCGGTGTTCGACGTCGCTTCGCTGAGCGCGGTGGCGACCATGGCGGACGCGGTGGAATTGATAGGCGGCAAGTACTCAAGCGCGCTAGGCAACGCCGTCATCATGGACTGCCGTCAATTCCTGAACGTGCTGGTAGATCAGAGTTGCCTCTTGGGACCGCAGACTCTCAGCCCCTCCACTGGCTATTACTTTCCAAGTATAGCGGACCTGTTCAACATCTCCTTCCCCTTGTTGAACCACTTCAACATCCAGGACTATGCAATGCTGGTGGTGTTGATACTGGAGGGGCGGTACGATATGTACTACACCGACgcgaagctgcgcgagaaAACGCTGACGATGAAGAGCAACACGGTGATGAAAAATGTCGGCCTCGACTTCGACGGCACCATTCAGTTTCCCGTGAACACGATGATCAAGACGCTCGACTTGTTCCGCAATTTGATGACCGCTGCCTGCGTAACGGTAGTAGTGAGCATTGTTGTGCTCGGGTCCATCCTTATGTTCACGTTGCTTCAGATCAACACCGAGGAGCGGCAGTTCGAGCTGGCTATGATTCGCGCGCAGGGTATGCCGCGCAAGCAGATCATCTGTATCCTTGTTATGCAGACGCTTGCCTTCACCCTGCCTGGCACAGCGGGCGGTATGTCACTCGCGTATATAGCGAACGCGGTTATTGAGCATCTTCTGGCGGGCTTCACAAAGGCCCCGGCCCGCTTGGGCGACGTGCCGATCGTTGTGGTTGTGATCGGCATTGTGGTTGgtctggtgctgccgctgatggcTACCTACGGCCCGGTGAAGGGAGCGCTGAGCAGTAGCCTGCGAGACGCGCTGGACATCTACAGGCAGACGTACAACGAGGCGCATGTAAAGGCGATTCGCCTGGAAGAGATGGGCCTGAGCATGTGGCAGATCTTCCTCGGTGTCTTCCTGGTCTTTGCGGGATTCCTGGTGTACTACCTGATGCCGTTGAGCTTTATATTCTCCAGCATGATGATGTTCTTCATCCTGCTTGACTTTGTGCTCATCTGCACGATTGCCGGGCTGTGCATGATGATGGGGGCTATTCAGGGGCCGGCGGAGGCGCTCATGCTGCACCTGCTTCTATGGGGCCGCGAGACGCGGTTGTGGACGCTCATCCGCAAGAACCTGCGCAGTCACCGCGACCGCAACTCCAAGGCGTACATGATGTTCCTGCTGAGCgtggcgtgcctcgtcgcaTCCGGCATAATGTTCAGCATGCTGTCTACCGTCTCCTCtcagctggcggagctgaCGACCGGTGCGCCGGTGACAGTGACCTCAAAATCTTTCTCGAACCCGCTGGACCAGGCGGACATCGACGCGTTCATGCAGGGTGAGGGCCGCCTCTACGCCACGCAGTGGGCCTACACCTCCTTCGCGCTGCTCGAGTACCCGCAGATTTCCGGCAACACGCAGGTCGCCAGCCTCATCGGCAACTTCAAAACCCTCGGCGTACGGGCGGTGACGGAATTTTTCATGGACGCCACCTACCCAGATTTCAACATGGTCAACAGCTACAGCAGCGACTACCAGTACCCGATCAACACCTTCGGCCAGCGAGACGTTATCCGCAGCATGTATGAGGACCCACCGCAGCGCAACGTGAGCAGCGATCACGGCATCATTGTCACTGGTTTCCCTTCAGGGGTGAAGATCCCCAACGTGATGGCCAAGGAGTCGCAGGTCATCCCAATGattctctcctctgctgctcagGACCAGATTGGGCTGGATGTGAATTCCACGGCCCAGCTGCGCTTCAGCTATTTCCTGAACGACAGCCTCCAACCAAAGTCCACCATCTTCTACCTCGAGCCGCGCGCCTTAATGGACCGCATCTCCGGCTTCTTCGCGGTCTCCTCGCTGCCGGTGCTCTTCAACAAGGGTACCATTCTAATCCCAACCAAGTACTTCCAGCGCCTGCTCGACCCGGCGGAGCTCGACTTCGACCCGACGCAGAGGGTCTCTATCATGAATGGCTCCGTCCTGGAGGTGCGCCAGGAAGTGCTGTACgtgcagctccgcagcaacgTCACGAAGCGCGATCGTGAGATATTTGTGAACGCGCTCCAGGCACACACTAATACGCTCTACCACGTAACGGCCGACACCGTGGCCactgtggagcagctgcgctctGTGCAGGACCTGATTATGGGCTTCTTCTACTTCACCTCGGTCATCTGCATCATTCTCTGTGCCTTCATGATGTGGGCTACATTCATCTCGAACGTGCAGCTCAACGCGTGGACGTTTGGTGTGCTGCGCTCACTCGGCTTCCGCACCGCGCAGCTCATACGCTGCGCAATCTACGAGGCCCTCTGCCTTGTCCTTTCCGCATTTGTCTTAGGGCTGATGGTAGGCTGTGTGGTTGGTGCGATCATGGCTGTTGAGCTGAGCCAGATCATGATTATTCCGCTTCGCTTTAATTTCCCGTACGTACTGGTGCTCATTGTGTTCGGCATGGCAGTCGTGGCCGCCGTCGTTGGCTCGATTGTACCGTTTCTGAGTCTGTGCAAGAAGCCCATCTCCTTTGTCCTGCGAGGCGTCTAG
- a CDS encoding putative trypanothione synthetase, with product MSTSLVTVSSGRRGGRVTLHDICGYTHQGVPAYSNGTSNTWTNKKHYCEGIFMGYQWQCVEFARRWLWTTHRLLLPERNCAYCFSSCTYVYRLKEDPSPALQQPRVEAPTAASEASAGSPLPSTEVKTSTGVMHFGPRENKNAWEKVPAKFVRQGSRVPPAAESLIVYPMSFGSPWGHIGVITAVDLNQNLVCVADQNRYFHDWNGKPYSAIFQLECNKGRFYIRDHESECTGWLTFPTVVEGHQLGRVTASR from the coding sequence ATGAGCACGTCTCTCGTCACAGTCTCCAGCGGGCGCCGGGGTGGTCGCGTTACCCTGCACGACATCTGCGGGTACACCCACCAGGGCGTTCCCGCATACAGCAATGGCACCTCGAACACATGGACAAACAAGAAGCACTACTGTGAAGGTATCTTCATGGGGTATCAGTGGCAGTGTGTCGAGTTCGCCAGGCGGTGGCTCTGGACAACGCaccgactgctgctgccggagcGTAACTGCGCCTACTGCTTTTCCAGCTGCACGTACGTGTACCGACTCAAGGAGGACCCATCACCGGCCTTGCAGCAGCCGCGTGTAGAAGCACCGACGGCTGCGTCAGAGGCCAGCGCTGGCTCGCCATTGCCCTCCACGGAAGTGAAGACTTCGACAGGGGTGATGCACTTCGGACCGCGAGAAAATAAAAACGCGTGGGAGAAGGTGCCCGCCAAGTTCGTGAGGCAAGGCTCACGGGTGCCCCCAGCGGCGGAGAGCTTAATTGTCTACCCGATGAGCTTTGGCAGTCCGTGGGGGCATATCGGCGTCATCACCGCTGTTGACCTGAATCAAAACCTCGTCTGCGTAGCGGATCAAAATCGCTACTTCCACGACTGGAACGGCAAGCCATACAGCGCCATCTTTCAGCTGGAGTGCAACAAGGGGCGATTCTACATACGCGACCACGAGAGCGAGTGCACGGGGTGGCTCACATTTCCAACCGTGGTGGAGGGGCACCAGCTGGGGCGGGTAACTGCGAGCCGCTGA